The following coding sequences are from one Rutidosis leptorrhynchoides isolate AG116_Rl617_1_P2 chromosome 11, CSIRO_AGI_Rlap_v1, whole genome shotgun sequence window:
- the LOC139875943 gene encoding uncharacterized protein, with protein MAESSASYIHLVHHLIEECLIFNMSKEECMEALSKHANILPAITSTVWSELEKENKDFFEAYNNTRSDHHQTKTHSSSSSSCSSC; from the exons atGGCTGAATCTTCTGCTTCATACATTCATTTG GTTCACCATTTAATAGAAGAGTGTTTAATATTCAATATGAGcaaagaagaatgcatggaagcccTATCTAAACATGCAAATATCTTGCCTGCAATCACTTCAACTG TGTGGAGTGAGCTTGAAAAGGAGAATAAAGACTTCTTTGAGGCATACAACAACACAAGAAGTGATCATCATCAAACTAAAACAcactcttcttcttcatcatcatgttCTTCATGTTAA